One stretch of Clavelina lepadiformis chromosome 6, kaClaLepa1.1, whole genome shotgun sequence DNA includes these proteins:
- the LOC143462383 gene encoding ubiquitin-protein ligase E3B-like isoform X1: MFTAEPSYGKGGSVVEKARIAREERAHQRQRELAAIKIQSYARGYFARCAVATRWREELDSLMGWDAMDTKSKQQINTSDQNSTNFKKPDGSASATDYIPAHTKQMSTEEWRFASFGINKLTGAYSNLSIAKSNSAEVAAKNETLTTNNQNTIEQVETNARPISPPTALNNGIQENYDKFKNAMQSQNLPQVKQVKKVSGEKIFKIVKQFLFIYNYKRDRERFLELCKYLVYNTESESSLKYSYVALCIHKQLVLPWIEQIKLILWECCKTLDQTQKSSDNLLLSPYLKMLVLFTDVSNWKVMKKQSALLPVLSQVCTSISSELFKQGCLCVIGSLLNKRITTMDSGLISACIVFTIRVITASNFSDESLTGFMSSMLTVPALIWHLTKKLPQCVAFLHESCLISHLIALFHVEGACQRHGVITSCSSSRNVIDVLCVVANLVQLLVADIETTRQKRAESVALLNQLLKFLCKNTAGQSMNISTWHPVLGYFSGNATEHTEAMQFVRKQLQFLWEPSFVKVVFHDVLTLKPLHDETSLPAQAEQISTKTKSKTKLADKFNAYLKRIASSRPQMSMLPTGGRKLEYAEVKNTCCGCLLYRRALTIVTKQLALEMLTGLTFMDEVLCRMWRFICEIGPSGGLQLFLSSLTLPPDIAEPYFAVFTLFCDMTAHILSILDDIEFYEQQIPFHLEELVTISAFLKQFVFKAIWSRIVKDPQSSMYYVFDSAHTLLMMLYDRDARRSFTPQNHWLCKDIKPSTIRGEVEKSQPRAKLVVEKIPFVLPHKERVILFRSFISADRASIGITDEDISAHIRVHRSRLVDDGYTQLKTLSPASMKGVIRVKFVNDLGLDEAGIDQDGVFKEFLEEIITKVFNPDMNLFKVTSGEESKLYPSPLSHLQDDHLDLFAFIGRMLGKAVYEGIVLDIPFANFFLRNLLSQQHTKLYSPIDELPSLDSEFYKNLTWIKRYEGDISDLGLSFTYEEDAMGKVESHDLVPGGSAIAVTNENRIMYIHTLAHYRLHTQIRQQTRAFVSGFRSIISHSWTTMFSAPELQRLISGDNIDLDLTDLKRHVVYYGGFHSSHRVVRWLWDILERDYTAQDRAGFLKFVTSCSRPPLLGFAHLQPQFSIRCVEVPDDEDTGDTMATVLRGFFRLSSSKSRRSQQHPHRLPTASTCFNLLKLPNYPNKEILKEKLKQAIANNTGFELS, translated from the exons atgtttactgCTGAACCATCTTATGGAAAAGGTGGATCAGTAGTGGAAAAGGCTCGTATTGCACGAGAGGAGAGAGCCCATCAGCGTCAAAGAGAATTAGcagcaataaaaattcaatCATACGCAAGAGGGTATTTTGCAAG ATGTGCTGTAGCAACAAGGTGGCGAGAGGAATTAGATAGCTTAATGGGATGGGATGCTATGGACACAAAGTCCAAACAACAAATCAACACTTCTG ACCAAAACTcaacaaatttcaagaaaCCAGATGGCAGTGCTTCAGCTACTGATTATATACCAGCCCACACAAAGCAGATGTCTACAGAAGAATGGCGGTTTGCATCATTTGGGATCAACAAATTAACTGGAGCTTATAGCAATCTATCAATAGCAAAATCAAACTCTGCGGAAGTTGctgcaaaaaatgaaacactgACAACGAACAACCAAAACACAATTGAACAAGTCGAAACAAATGCAAGACCTATATCTCCGCCAACTGCTCTTAATAATGGGATTCAAGAAAACTATGACAAGTTCAAAAATGCCATGCAAAGCCAAAATCTGCCACAGGTTAAGCAGGTCAAGAAAGTGTCTGGggagaaaatatttaaaattgtgAAACAATTCCTCTTCATTTATAATTACAAGAGAGATAGAGAGAGATTTTTGGAGCTGTGCAAATATCTGGTTTATAATACAGAGAGTGAATCTTCATTAAAG TATTCGTATGTTGCTCTCTGCATTCACAAACAACTTGTTTTACCTTGGATAGagcaaataaaacttattttgtgGGAATGCTGCAAAACTCTTGATCAAACGCAG AAGTCAAGTGATAATCTGTTACTTTCCCCATACTTGAAAATGTTGGTTTTATTTACTGATGTCAGCAATTGGAAAGTTAtgaag AAACAGTCGGCTCTATTGCCTGTATTATCGCAAGTATGCACCAGTATTTCATCTGAGCTTTTCAAACAAGGTTGTCTATGTGTAATTGGATCGTTATTGAACAAGCGAATCACAACGATGGACAGTGGTTTGATATCTGCCTGCATAGTTTTTACCATTAG AGTGATAACTGCAAgcaatttttctgatgaaagTTTAACTGGCTTCATGTCGAGTATGTTAACAGTACCAGCGTTAATATGGCACCTCACAAAGAAGCTTCCACAG tgtgTAGCTTTTCTGCACGAGAGTTGCCTAATATCTCACCTCATAGCACTCTTCCATGTGGAGGGAGCATGCCAAAGACATGGCGTAATAACAAGTTGCTCATCATCCAGGAATGTCATTGATGTCTTATGCGTTGTAGCGAACTTGGTGCAACTGTTGGTCGCAGACATTGAAACGACTAGGCAAAAAAGAGCAGAATCAGTG GCTTTACTGAATCAGTTACTTaagtttttgtgcaaaaacaCAGCTGGACAGTCAATGAATATTTCAACATGGCACCCAGTTTTGGGGTATTTTTCAGGAAATGCGACTGA GCACACTGAGGCGATGCAGTTTGTTAGAAAACAACTTCAGTTTTTGTGGGAACCTTCATTTGTGAAAGTTGTATTTCATGACGTCCTTACTCTAAAACCGCTTCACGATGAAACATCTTTACCAGCTCAGGCAGAACAAATCTCAACGAAAACCAAAAGCAAGACAAAAT TGGCAGACAAGTTTAATGCGTATTTAAAGAGGATAGCATCTTCCCGTCCACAGATGAGTATGCTGCCCACCGGTGGAAGAAAACTAGAGTATGCCGAAGTGAAAAACACTTGTTGCGGGTGTCTGCTTTATCGGAGAGCACTAACAATTGTCACTAAGCAGTTAGCGTTAGAAATGCTTACAG GTCTCACTTTTATGGATGAAGTCCTCTGTCGCATGTGGAGGTTTATATGTGAGATCGGTCCATCCGGTGGACTGCaattatttttgtcatcattgACATTGCCTCCTGATATTGCTGAGCCTTACTTCGCTGTTTTTACTCTGTTTTGCGACATGACTGCACACATACTTTC GATTTTAGATGATATTGAGTTTTACGAGCAACAGATTCCATTCCATTTGGAAGAGCTGGTTACTATATCTGCTTTCTTGaagcaatttgtttttaaagccaTATGGAGTAGAATTGTAAAAG ATCCGCAAAGTTCAATGTATTATGTGTTTGATTCTGCACACACCTTACTTATGATGTTGTATGATCGTGATGCAAGAAGGTCATTTACACCTCAAAATCACTGGCTATGCAA AGATATCAAGCCAAGCACGATACGTGGTGAAGTGGAGAAATCCCAGCCACGTGCCAAACTTGTTGTGGAGAAGATCCCCTTTGTTTTACCACATAAAGAAAGAGTAATTTTGTTTCGGTCTTTTATAAGTGCTGACCGTGCCTCCATAG GTATAACAGACGAGGACATTTCTGCTCATATTCGTGTGCACAGGAGCAGATTGGTGGATGATGGATACACTCAACTAAAAACTTTGAGTCCTGCTTCCATGAAG GGCGTTATTAGAGTTAAATTTGTCAATGATCTCGGACTCGATGAAGCTGGTATTGACCAGGATGGAGTTTTTAAGGAATTCTTGGAAGAAATCATAACGAAAGTCTTCAACCCCGACATGAACTTGTTTAAG GTAACTTCCGGAGAAGAGAGCAAACTCTATCCATCTCCTCTCTCTCATCTTCAGGATGATCATTTGGATCTGTTTGCGTTTATAGGACGTATGTTAGGGAAAGCCGTTTATGAGGGAATTGTGCTTGATATCCCTTTTGCTAATTTCTTTCTGAGAAATCTGCTTTCACAACAACACACCAAGCTATACAG TCCTATTGATGAACTGCCTTCGCTTGATTCTgagttttacaaaaacttgacGTGGATCAAACGTTATGAAGGCGACATATCTGATCTTGGCTTGAGCTTTACCTACGAGGAAGACGCCATGGGAAAGGTGGAAAGCCATGACCTTGTGCCAGGAGGTTCTGCTATCGCAGTAACAAACGAAAACAG GATAATGTACATTCACACCCTTGCCCATTACCGCTTACACACCCAAATCCGGCAGCAAACTCGCGCATTCGTCAGCGGATTCCGATCCATTATTTCCCACTCATGGACAACCATGTTCTCAGCTCCCGAATTACAGCGTTTAATCTCTGGCGACAACATCGACCTGGACTTGACTGATTTGAA GCGTCACGTGGTTTACTACGGCGGGTTTCATTCGTCGCATCGCGTCGTTCGTTGGTTGTGGGATATCTTAGAGCGGGATTACACAGCCCAAGACAGAGCTGGATTCCTCAAGTTTGTCACATCCTGCTCCCGTCCACCTCTTCTTGGATTTGCACATTTGCAGCCACAATTTTCCATCAG ATGCGTGGAAGTCCCCGACGACGAAGACACCGGCGATACCATGGCAACGGTCTTGCGCGGTTTCTTCCGTTTGTCGTCGTCGAAATCCCGAAGGTCCCAGCAGCATCCCCATCGTCTGCCGACCGCATCAACCTGTTTTAACCTGCTCAAACTGCCCAACTATCCGAACAAGGAGATTCTCAAAGAGAAACTGAAGCAAGCCATCGCCAACAACACCGGTTTCGAGTTGTCTTGA
- the LOC143462383 gene encoding ubiquitin-protein ligase E3B-like isoform X2, translating into MFTAEPSYGKGGSVVEKARIAREERAHQRQRELAAIKIQSYARGYFARCAVATRWREELDSLMGWDAMDTKSKQQINTSDQNSTNFKKPDGSASATDYIPAHTKQMSTEEWRFASFGINKLTGAYSNLSIAKSNSAEVAAKNETLTTNNQNTIEQVETNARPISPPTALNNGIQENYDKFKNAMQSQNLPQVKQVKKVSGEKIFKIVKQFLFIYNYKRDRERFLELCKYLVYNTESESSLKYSYVALCIHKQLVLPWIEQIKLILWECCKTLDQTQSSDNLLLSPYLKMLVLFTDVSNWKVMKKQSALLPVLSQVCTSISSELFKQGCLCVIGSLLNKRITTMDSGLISACIVFTIRVITASNFSDESLTGFMSSMLTVPALIWHLTKKLPQCVAFLHESCLISHLIALFHVEGACQRHGVITSCSSSRNVIDVLCVVANLVQLLVADIETTRQKRAESVALLNQLLKFLCKNTAGQSMNISTWHPVLGYFSGNATEHTEAMQFVRKQLQFLWEPSFVKVVFHDVLTLKPLHDETSLPAQAEQISTKTKSKTKLADKFNAYLKRIASSRPQMSMLPTGGRKLEYAEVKNTCCGCLLYRRALTIVTKQLALEMLTGLTFMDEVLCRMWRFICEIGPSGGLQLFLSSLTLPPDIAEPYFAVFTLFCDMTAHILSILDDIEFYEQQIPFHLEELVTISAFLKQFVFKAIWSRIVKDPQSSMYYVFDSAHTLLMMLYDRDARRSFTPQNHWLCKDIKPSTIRGEVEKSQPRAKLVVEKIPFVLPHKERVILFRSFISADRASIGITDEDISAHIRVHRSRLVDDGYTQLKTLSPASMKGVIRVKFVNDLGLDEAGIDQDGVFKEFLEEIITKVFNPDMNLFKVTSGEESKLYPSPLSHLQDDHLDLFAFIGRMLGKAVYEGIVLDIPFANFFLRNLLSQQHTKLYSPIDELPSLDSEFYKNLTWIKRYEGDISDLGLSFTYEEDAMGKVESHDLVPGGSAIAVTNENRIMYIHTLAHYRLHTQIRQQTRAFVSGFRSIISHSWTTMFSAPELQRLISGDNIDLDLTDLKRHVVYYGGFHSSHRVVRWLWDILERDYTAQDRAGFLKFVTSCSRPPLLGFAHLQPQFSIRCVEVPDDEDTGDTMATVLRGFFRLSSSKSRRSQQHPHRLPTASTCFNLLKLPNYPNKEILKEKLKQAIANNTGFELS; encoded by the exons atgtttactgCTGAACCATCTTATGGAAAAGGTGGATCAGTAGTGGAAAAGGCTCGTATTGCACGAGAGGAGAGAGCCCATCAGCGTCAAAGAGAATTAGcagcaataaaaattcaatCATACGCAAGAGGGTATTTTGCAAG ATGTGCTGTAGCAACAAGGTGGCGAGAGGAATTAGATAGCTTAATGGGATGGGATGCTATGGACACAAAGTCCAAACAACAAATCAACACTTCTG ACCAAAACTcaacaaatttcaagaaaCCAGATGGCAGTGCTTCAGCTACTGATTATATACCAGCCCACACAAAGCAGATGTCTACAGAAGAATGGCGGTTTGCATCATTTGGGATCAACAAATTAACTGGAGCTTATAGCAATCTATCAATAGCAAAATCAAACTCTGCGGAAGTTGctgcaaaaaatgaaacactgACAACGAACAACCAAAACACAATTGAACAAGTCGAAACAAATGCAAGACCTATATCTCCGCCAACTGCTCTTAATAATGGGATTCAAGAAAACTATGACAAGTTCAAAAATGCCATGCAAAGCCAAAATCTGCCACAGGTTAAGCAGGTCAAGAAAGTGTCTGGggagaaaatatttaaaattgtgAAACAATTCCTCTTCATTTATAATTACAAGAGAGATAGAGAGAGATTTTTGGAGCTGTGCAAATATCTGGTTTATAATACAGAGAGTGAATCTTCATTAAAG TATTCGTATGTTGCTCTCTGCATTCACAAACAACTTGTTTTACCTTGGATAGagcaaataaaacttattttgtgGGAATGCTGCAAAACTCTTGATCAAACGCAG TCAAGTGATAATCTGTTACTTTCCCCATACTTGAAAATGTTGGTTTTATTTACTGATGTCAGCAATTGGAAAGTTAtgaag AAACAGTCGGCTCTATTGCCTGTATTATCGCAAGTATGCACCAGTATTTCATCTGAGCTTTTCAAACAAGGTTGTCTATGTGTAATTGGATCGTTATTGAACAAGCGAATCACAACGATGGACAGTGGTTTGATATCTGCCTGCATAGTTTTTACCATTAG AGTGATAACTGCAAgcaatttttctgatgaaagTTTAACTGGCTTCATGTCGAGTATGTTAACAGTACCAGCGTTAATATGGCACCTCACAAAGAAGCTTCCACAG tgtgTAGCTTTTCTGCACGAGAGTTGCCTAATATCTCACCTCATAGCACTCTTCCATGTGGAGGGAGCATGCCAAAGACATGGCGTAATAACAAGTTGCTCATCATCCAGGAATGTCATTGATGTCTTATGCGTTGTAGCGAACTTGGTGCAACTGTTGGTCGCAGACATTGAAACGACTAGGCAAAAAAGAGCAGAATCAGTG GCTTTACTGAATCAGTTACTTaagtttttgtgcaaaaacaCAGCTGGACAGTCAATGAATATTTCAACATGGCACCCAGTTTTGGGGTATTTTTCAGGAAATGCGACTGA GCACACTGAGGCGATGCAGTTTGTTAGAAAACAACTTCAGTTTTTGTGGGAACCTTCATTTGTGAAAGTTGTATTTCATGACGTCCTTACTCTAAAACCGCTTCACGATGAAACATCTTTACCAGCTCAGGCAGAACAAATCTCAACGAAAACCAAAAGCAAGACAAAAT TGGCAGACAAGTTTAATGCGTATTTAAAGAGGATAGCATCTTCCCGTCCACAGATGAGTATGCTGCCCACCGGTGGAAGAAAACTAGAGTATGCCGAAGTGAAAAACACTTGTTGCGGGTGTCTGCTTTATCGGAGAGCACTAACAATTGTCACTAAGCAGTTAGCGTTAGAAATGCTTACAG GTCTCACTTTTATGGATGAAGTCCTCTGTCGCATGTGGAGGTTTATATGTGAGATCGGTCCATCCGGTGGACTGCaattatttttgtcatcattgACATTGCCTCCTGATATTGCTGAGCCTTACTTCGCTGTTTTTACTCTGTTTTGCGACATGACTGCACACATACTTTC GATTTTAGATGATATTGAGTTTTACGAGCAACAGATTCCATTCCATTTGGAAGAGCTGGTTACTATATCTGCTTTCTTGaagcaatttgtttttaaagccaTATGGAGTAGAATTGTAAAAG ATCCGCAAAGTTCAATGTATTATGTGTTTGATTCTGCACACACCTTACTTATGATGTTGTATGATCGTGATGCAAGAAGGTCATTTACACCTCAAAATCACTGGCTATGCAA AGATATCAAGCCAAGCACGATACGTGGTGAAGTGGAGAAATCCCAGCCACGTGCCAAACTTGTTGTGGAGAAGATCCCCTTTGTTTTACCACATAAAGAAAGAGTAATTTTGTTTCGGTCTTTTATAAGTGCTGACCGTGCCTCCATAG GTATAACAGACGAGGACATTTCTGCTCATATTCGTGTGCACAGGAGCAGATTGGTGGATGATGGATACACTCAACTAAAAACTTTGAGTCCTGCTTCCATGAAG GGCGTTATTAGAGTTAAATTTGTCAATGATCTCGGACTCGATGAAGCTGGTATTGACCAGGATGGAGTTTTTAAGGAATTCTTGGAAGAAATCATAACGAAAGTCTTCAACCCCGACATGAACTTGTTTAAG GTAACTTCCGGAGAAGAGAGCAAACTCTATCCATCTCCTCTCTCTCATCTTCAGGATGATCATTTGGATCTGTTTGCGTTTATAGGACGTATGTTAGGGAAAGCCGTTTATGAGGGAATTGTGCTTGATATCCCTTTTGCTAATTTCTTTCTGAGAAATCTGCTTTCACAACAACACACCAAGCTATACAG TCCTATTGATGAACTGCCTTCGCTTGATTCTgagttttacaaaaacttgacGTGGATCAAACGTTATGAAGGCGACATATCTGATCTTGGCTTGAGCTTTACCTACGAGGAAGACGCCATGGGAAAGGTGGAAAGCCATGACCTTGTGCCAGGAGGTTCTGCTATCGCAGTAACAAACGAAAACAG GATAATGTACATTCACACCCTTGCCCATTACCGCTTACACACCCAAATCCGGCAGCAAACTCGCGCATTCGTCAGCGGATTCCGATCCATTATTTCCCACTCATGGACAACCATGTTCTCAGCTCCCGAATTACAGCGTTTAATCTCTGGCGACAACATCGACCTGGACTTGACTGATTTGAA GCGTCACGTGGTTTACTACGGCGGGTTTCATTCGTCGCATCGCGTCGTTCGTTGGTTGTGGGATATCTTAGAGCGGGATTACACAGCCCAAGACAGAGCTGGATTCCTCAAGTTTGTCACATCCTGCTCCCGTCCACCTCTTCTTGGATTTGCACATTTGCAGCCACAATTTTCCATCAG ATGCGTGGAAGTCCCCGACGACGAAGACACCGGCGATACCATGGCAACGGTCTTGCGCGGTTTCTTCCGTTTGTCGTCGTCGAAATCCCGAAGGTCCCAGCAGCATCCCCATCGTCTGCCGACCGCATCAACCTGTTTTAACCTGCTCAAACTGCCCAACTATCCGAACAAGGAGATTCTCAAAGAGAAACTGAAGCAAGCCATCGCCAACAACACCGGTTTCGAGTTGTCTTGA
- the LOC143462383 gene encoding ubiquitin-protein ligase E3B-like isoform X3 has translation MLVLFTDVSNWKVMKKQSALLPVLSQVCTSISSELFKQGCLCVIGSLLNKRITTMDSGLISACIVFTIRVITASNFSDESLTGFMSSMLTVPALIWHLTKKLPQCVAFLHESCLISHLIALFHVEGACQRHGVITSCSSSRNVIDVLCVVANLVQLLVADIETTRQKRAESVALLNQLLKFLCKNTAGQSMNISTWHPVLGYFSGNATEHTEAMQFVRKQLQFLWEPSFVKVVFHDVLTLKPLHDETSLPAQAEQISTKTKSKTKLADKFNAYLKRIASSRPQMSMLPTGGRKLEYAEVKNTCCGCLLYRRALTIVTKQLALEMLTGLTFMDEVLCRMWRFICEIGPSGGLQLFLSSLTLPPDIAEPYFAVFTLFCDMTAHILSILDDIEFYEQQIPFHLEELVTISAFLKQFVFKAIWSRIVKDPQSSMYYVFDSAHTLLMMLYDRDARRSFTPQNHWLCKDIKPSTIRGEVEKSQPRAKLVVEKIPFVLPHKERVILFRSFISADRASIGITDEDISAHIRVHRSRLVDDGYTQLKTLSPASMKGVIRVKFVNDLGLDEAGIDQDGVFKEFLEEIITKVFNPDMNLFKVTSGEESKLYPSPLSHLQDDHLDLFAFIGRMLGKAVYEGIVLDIPFANFFLRNLLSQQHTKLYSPIDELPSLDSEFYKNLTWIKRYEGDISDLGLSFTYEEDAMGKVESHDLVPGGSAIAVTNENRIMYIHTLAHYRLHTQIRQQTRAFVSGFRSIISHSWTTMFSAPELQRLISGDNIDLDLTDLKRHVVYYGGFHSSHRVVRWLWDILERDYTAQDRAGFLKFVTSCSRPPLLGFAHLQPQFSIRCVEVPDDEDTGDTMATVLRGFFRLSSSKSRRSQQHPHRLPTASTCFNLLKLPNYPNKEILKEKLKQAIANNTGFELS, from the exons ATGTTGGTTTTATTTACTGATGTCAGCAATTGGAAAGTTAtgaag AAACAGTCGGCTCTATTGCCTGTATTATCGCAAGTATGCACCAGTATTTCATCTGAGCTTTTCAAACAAGGTTGTCTATGTGTAATTGGATCGTTATTGAACAAGCGAATCACAACGATGGACAGTGGTTTGATATCTGCCTGCATAGTTTTTACCATTAG AGTGATAACTGCAAgcaatttttctgatgaaagTTTAACTGGCTTCATGTCGAGTATGTTAACAGTACCAGCGTTAATATGGCACCTCACAAAGAAGCTTCCACAG tgtgTAGCTTTTCTGCACGAGAGTTGCCTAATATCTCACCTCATAGCACTCTTCCATGTGGAGGGAGCATGCCAAAGACATGGCGTAATAACAAGTTGCTCATCATCCAGGAATGTCATTGATGTCTTATGCGTTGTAGCGAACTTGGTGCAACTGTTGGTCGCAGACATTGAAACGACTAGGCAAAAAAGAGCAGAATCAGTG GCTTTACTGAATCAGTTACTTaagtttttgtgcaaaaacaCAGCTGGACAGTCAATGAATATTTCAACATGGCACCCAGTTTTGGGGTATTTTTCAGGAAATGCGACTGA GCACACTGAGGCGATGCAGTTTGTTAGAAAACAACTTCAGTTTTTGTGGGAACCTTCATTTGTGAAAGTTGTATTTCATGACGTCCTTACTCTAAAACCGCTTCACGATGAAACATCTTTACCAGCTCAGGCAGAACAAATCTCAACGAAAACCAAAAGCAAGACAAAAT TGGCAGACAAGTTTAATGCGTATTTAAAGAGGATAGCATCTTCCCGTCCACAGATGAGTATGCTGCCCACCGGTGGAAGAAAACTAGAGTATGCCGAAGTGAAAAACACTTGTTGCGGGTGTCTGCTTTATCGGAGAGCACTAACAATTGTCACTAAGCAGTTAGCGTTAGAAATGCTTACAG GTCTCACTTTTATGGATGAAGTCCTCTGTCGCATGTGGAGGTTTATATGTGAGATCGGTCCATCCGGTGGACTGCaattatttttgtcatcattgACATTGCCTCCTGATATTGCTGAGCCTTACTTCGCTGTTTTTACTCTGTTTTGCGACATGACTGCACACATACTTTC GATTTTAGATGATATTGAGTTTTACGAGCAACAGATTCCATTCCATTTGGAAGAGCTGGTTACTATATCTGCTTTCTTGaagcaatttgtttttaaagccaTATGGAGTAGAATTGTAAAAG ATCCGCAAAGTTCAATGTATTATGTGTTTGATTCTGCACACACCTTACTTATGATGTTGTATGATCGTGATGCAAGAAGGTCATTTACACCTCAAAATCACTGGCTATGCAA AGATATCAAGCCAAGCACGATACGTGGTGAAGTGGAGAAATCCCAGCCACGTGCCAAACTTGTTGTGGAGAAGATCCCCTTTGTTTTACCACATAAAGAAAGAGTAATTTTGTTTCGGTCTTTTATAAGTGCTGACCGTGCCTCCATAG GTATAACAGACGAGGACATTTCTGCTCATATTCGTGTGCACAGGAGCAGATTGGTGGATGATGGATACACTCAACTAAAAACTTTGAGTCCTGCTTCCATGAAG GGCGTTATTAGAGTTAAATTTGTCAATGATCTCGGACTCGATGAAGCTGGTATTGACCAGGATGGAGTTTTTAAGGAATTCTTGGAAGAAATCATAACGAAAGTCTTCAACCCCGACATGAACTTGTTTAAG GTAACTTCCGGAGAAGAGAGCAAACTCTATCCATCTCCTCTCTCTCATCTTCAGGATGATCATTTGGATCTGTTTGCGTTTATAGGACGTATGTTAGGGAAAGCCGTTTATGAGGGAATTGTGCTTGATATCCCTTTTGCTAATTTCTTTCTGAGAAATCTGCTTTCACAACAACACACCAAGCTATACAG TCCTATTGATGAACTGCCTTCGCTTGATTCTgagttttacaaaaacttgacGTGGATCAAACGTTATGAAGGCGACATATCTGATCTTGGCTTGAGCTTTACCTACGAGGAAGACGCCATGGGAAAGGTGGAAAGCCATGACCTTGTGCCAGGAGGTTCTGCTATCGCAGTAACAAACGAAAACAG GATAATGTACATTCACACCCTTGCCCATTACCGCTTACACACCCAAATCCGGCAGCAAACTCGCGCATTCGTCAGCGGATTCCGATCCATTATTTCCCACTCATGGACAACCATGTTCTCAGCTCCCGAATTACAGCGTTTAATCTCTGGCGACAACATCGACCTGGACTTGACTGATTTGAA GCGTCACGTGGTTTACTACGGCGGGTTTCATTCGTCGCATCGCGTCGTTCGTTGGTTGTGGGATATCTTAGAGCGGGATTACACAGCCCAAGACAGAGCTGGATTCCTCAAGTTTGTCACATCCTGCTCCCGTCCACCTCTTCTTGGATTTGCACATTTGCAGCCACAATTTTCCATCAG ATGCGTGGAAGTCCCCGACGACGAAGACACCGGCGATACCATGGCAACGGTCTTGCGCGGTTTCTTCCGTTTGTCGTCGTCGAAATCCCGAAGGTCCCAGCAGCATCCCCATCGTCTGCCGACCGCATCAACCTGTTTTAACCTGCTCAAACTGCCCAACTATCCGAACAAGGAGATTCTCAAAGAGAAACTGAAGCAAGCCATCGCCAACAACACCGGTTTCGAGTTGTCTTGA